Proteins encoded in a region of the Mycolicibacterium chitae genome:
- the zwf gene encoding glucose-6-phosphate dehydrogenase: protein MSAPAGSEWVNPLRDKRDKRMPRIAGPCAVVIFGVTGDLARKKLMPAIYDLANRGLLPPQFALVGFARREWAHEDFGKEVYEAVQQHARTPFHQEVWDRLSEGIRFVQGDFSDDAAFQRLADTLHSLDTERGTGGNHAFYLSIPPKAFPLVCEKLAQFGLARETDGCWNRVVIEKPFGHDLASAESLNAVVNTVFPESSVFRIDHYLGKETVQNLLALRFANTMFEPIWNAHYVDHVQITMAEDIGLGGRAGYYDGIGAARDVIQNHLLQLLALTAMEEPVNFSPAELQAEKIKVLSATRLAQPLDQTTARGQYAAGWQGSQQVVGLLDEEGFAKTSTTETYAAITLDVDTRRWAGVPFYLRSGKRLGRRVTEIALVFKRAPHLPFDATMTEELGHNALVIRVQPDEGITLRFGSKVPGNRMEVRDVNMDFSYGSAFAEESPEAYERLILDVLLGEPSLFPVNAEVELAWQILDPALEHWAALDAEGGGPEPYAAGSWGPDSAFEMLHRVGREWRRP from the coding sequence ATGAGCGCACCCGCCGGCTCCGAGTGGGTCAATCCGCTGCGCGACAAGCGCGACAAGCGGATGCCCCGCATCGCGGGGCCGTGCGCGGTGGTGATCTTCGGGGTCACCGGTGATCTGGCGCGCAAGAAGCTGATGCCGGCGATCTACGACCTGGCCAACCGCGGGCTGCTGCCGCCGCAGTTCGCGCTGGTCGGGTTCGCCCGGCGGGAATGGGCCCACGAGGACTTCGGCAAGGAGGTCTACGAAGCGGTCCAGCAGCACGCGCGCACGCCGTTCCACCAGGAGGTCTGGGACCGGCTGTCGGAGGGAATCCGGTTCGTCCAGGGCGATTTCAGCGACGACGCGGCGTTCCAGCGGCTCGCGGACACGCTGCACAGTCTCGACACGGAACGCGGCACCGGCGGCAATCACGCGTTCTACCTGTCGATCCCGCCCAAGGCGTTTCCCCTGGTGTGCGAGAAGCTGGCCCAGTTCGGGTTGGCCCGCGAGACCGACGGCTGCTGGAACCGGGTGGTCATCGAGAAACCGTTCGGGCACGATCTGGCCAGCGCCGAGTCGCTCAACGCGGTGGTCAACACGGTGTTCCCGGAGTCCTCGGTGTTCCGCATCGACCACTACCTGGGCAAGGAGACCGTCCAGAACCTGCTGGCGTTGCGCTTCGCCAACACCATGTTCGAACCGATCTGGAACGCCCACTACGTCGACCACGTCCAGATCACCATGGCCGAGGACATCGGGTTGGGCGGCCGCGCAGGCTATTACGACGGCATCGGCGCCGCCCGCGATGTCATCCAGAACCACCTGCTGCAGCTGTTGGCGCTGACCGCGATGGAAGAACCCGTGAACTTCTCCCCCGCCGAGTTGCAGGCGGAGAAGATCAAGGTGCTCTCCGCCACCCGACTGGCCCAGCCGCTGGACCAGACGACGGCGCGCGGTCAGTACGCCGCGGGCTGGCAGGGCAGCCAGCAGGTCGTCGGCCTGCTCGACGAGGAGGGCTTCGCGAAGACCTCCACCACCGAGACCTACGCCGCGATCACGCTCGACGTGGACACCCGCCGCTGGGCCGGGGTGCCGTTCTATTTGCGCTCGGGAAAACGGTTGGGCCGCAGGGTCACCGAGATCGCACTGGTCTTCAAGCGGGCCCCGCACCTGCCGTTCGATGCCACCATGACCGAGGAACTGGGTCACAACGCCCTGGTCATCCGCGTGCAACCGGACGAGGGCATCACGCTGCGGTTCGGGTCGAAGGTGCCGGGCAACCGGATGGAGGTCCGCGACGTCAACATGGACTTCTCCTACGGTTCGGCGTTCGCCGAGGAATCACCGGAGGCCTACGAGCGCCTGATCCTCGACGTGCTACTCGGCGAGCCGTCGCTGTTCCCGGTGAACGCGGAGGTCGAATTGGCTTGGCAGATCCTCGATCCCGCGTTGGAGCACTGGGCCGCTCTCGACGCCGAGGGCGGCGGACCGGAGCCGTACGCCGCGGGTAGCTGGGGTCCGGATTCCGCGTTCGAGATGCTGCACCGCGTGGGCAGGGAATGGCGGCGGCCGTGA
- the tal gene encoding transaldolase, protein MTQNSNLAALSAAGVSVWLDDLSRERLQTGNLQELIDTRSVVGVTTNPSIFQAALSAGNAYDAQVAELAERGADVDATIRTVTTDDVRNACDLLAKVHEATDGVDGRVSIEVDPRLAHDTDKTILQAIELWKIVDRPNLLIKIPATLAGLPAITAVIAEGISVNVTLIFSVERHRAVMDAYLAGLEKAKEAGHDLSKIHSVASFFVSRVDTEIDKRLEKIAADTGRQGALDAAGKAGVANARLAYAAYQEIFEQGDRFKALAAEGARVQRPLWASTGVKNPDYPDTLYVTELVAPNTVNTMPEKTLEAVAEHGNITGDTVTGTAETAHIVFDKLAALGVDLPDVFKLLEDEGVEKFEKSWQELLDATQAQLDEKTQAGK, encoded by the coding sequence ATGACTCAGAATTCGAACCTCGCGGCCCTGAGCGCCGCCGGGGTCTCCGTATGGCTCGACGACCTGTCGCGGGAGCGCCTGCAGACCGGCAACCTGCAGGAACTCATCGACACCCGCAGCGTCGTCGGCGTCACCACCAACCCGTCGATCTTCCAGGCCGCGCTGTCGGCCGGTAACGCCTACGACGCGCAGGTGGCCGAACTCGCCGAGCGCGGCGCCGACGTCGACGCGACCATCCGCACCGTCACCACCGACGACGTCCGCAACGCCTGCGACCTGCTGGCCAAGGTCCACGAGGCAACCGACGGGGTCGACGGCCGGGTCTCCATCGAGGTCGATCCCCGGCTGGCCCACGACACCGACAAGACGATCCTGCAGGCCATCGAGCTGTGGAAGATCGTCGACCGGCCCAACCTGCTGATCAAGATCCCGGCCACCCTGGCCGGCCTGCCGGCGATCACCGCGGTGATCGCCGAGGGCATCTCCGTCAACGTGACGCTGATCTTCTCGGTCGAACGGCACCGGGCCGTGATGGACGCCTACCTCGCCGGCCTGGAGAAGGCCAAGGAGGCCGGGCACGACCTGTCCAAGATCCACTCGGTGGCCTCGTTCTTCGTCTCCCGGGTCGACACCGAGATCGACAAGCGGCTCGAGAAGATCGCCGCCGACACCGGCCGCCAGGGCGCCCTGGACGCCGCGGGCAAGGCCGGGGTGGCCAACGCCCGGCTGGCCTACGCCGCCTATCAGGAGATCTTCGAACAGGGCGACCGGTTCAAGGCGCTGGCCGCCGAAGGCGCGCGGGTGCAACGGCCGCTGTGGGCATCGACCGGGGTGAAGAATCCCGATTACCCGGACACCCTCTACGTCACCGAACTCGTCGCACCCAACACGGTGAACACCATGCCGGAGAAGACCCTCGAGGCCGTCGCCGAGCACGGCAACATCACCGGCGACACCGTCACCGGCACGGCCGAGACCGCCCACATCGTCTTCGACAAACTGGCCGCGCTCGGGGTCGACCTACCCGACGTGTTCAAGCTGCTCGAGGACGAGGGCGTCGAGAAGTTCGAGAAATCCTGGCAGGAACTCCTCGACGCCACCCAGGCCCAACTGGACGAGAAAACCCAAGCCGGCAAATGA
- a CDS encoding quinone oxidoreductase family protein, with amino-acid sequence MDAIEVAETGGPEVLTLVEKPEPTPGPGEVVIKADAIGVNFIDTYFRSGLYPRELPFVVGSEVCGTITAVGDDVAALTVGDRVVTANADGAYAGYCTAPADFVAYVPAAVASDAIASALLKGMTAHYLIKSVYEIQPSDTVLVHAGAGGVGLILTQWATSIGTKVITTASTPEKAELSRGAGAIEVLDYPEDPQTFAAQVRELTDGRGVQAVYDGVGQSTFDASLASLAVRGTLALFGAASGPVPPVDPQRLNAAGSVFLTRPNLVHFTRTADEFAWRAGELMDAMASGAITVNVSARYPLAEAEQAHRDLQGRKTVGSVVLVP; translated from the coding sequence ATGGACGCGATCGAAGTTGCCGAAACGGGTGGACCGGAAGTACTGACCCTCGTCGAGAAGCCGGAGCCCACGCCCGGCCCCGGCGAGGTGGTGATCAAGGCCGACGCGATCGGGGTGAACTTCATCGACACCTACTTCCGGTCCGGGCTGTACCCACGCGAGCTGCCGTTCGTGGTCGGCAGCGAGGTCTGCGGCACCATCACGGCCGTCGGTGACGACGTCGCCGCGCTGACGGTCGGCGACCGAGTGGTGACGGCCAACGCCGATGGCGCCTACGCCGGATACTGCACCGCGCCGGCCGATTTCGTGGCCTATGTGCCGGCGGCCGTCGCCTCCGACGCGATCGCCTCGGCGCTGTTGAAGGGCATGACCGCGCACTACCTGATCAAGTCGGTCTACGAGATCCAGCCCTCGGACACGGTGCTGGTGCACGCCGGCGCCGGTGGCGTGGGGCTGATCCTGACCCAGTGGGCCACCAGCATCGGGACCAAGGTGATCACCACGGCGTCCACGCCGGAGAAGGCCGAACTGTCCCGCGGGGCGGGTGCCATCGAGGTGCTCGACTATCCGGAGGATCCGCAGACCTTCGCCGCCCAGGTGCGTGAGCTCACCGACGGCCGCGGCGTCCAGGCCGTCTACGACGGGGTGGGCCAGAGCACGTTCGACGCCAGCTTGGCCAGCCTGGCGGTGCGCGGCACGCTGGCGCTGTTCGGGGCGGCCAGCGGCCCGGTCCCGCCGGTGGATCCGCAGCGGCTCAATGCGGCCGGCTCGGTGTTCCTGACCCGGCCCAACCTGGTGCACTTCACCCGGACCGCCGACGAATTCGCCTGGCGCGCCGGCGAGCTGATGGACGCGATGGCCTCCGGGGCCATCACGGTCAACGTCAGCGCGCGCTATCCGCTGGCCGAGGCCGAGCAGGCCCACCGCGATCTGCAGGGCCGCAAGACCGTCGGGTCCGTCGTCTTGGTGCCCTGA
- a CDS encoding ABC transporter permease, which produces MSEGLFPAGTFTPDPRPNTVANMLRAQFGLELKLLLRNGEQLLLTMFIPITLLVGLILLPLGSFGEDRPGVFVPAIMALALISTAFTGQAIAVAFDRRYGALKRLGATALPVWGIIAGKSMAVVAVVFLQALLLGGIGLALGWRPNPVGLLLGAVIIALGTVCFAALGLLLGGTLRAEIVLALANLLWFVFAGFGALTLETEAVPTALHCLARLTPAGALTESLTQAMTVSVDWFGIAVLAVWGAVAAACAVRWFRFT; this is translated from the coding sequence ATGAGCGAAGGCCTGTTCCCCGCGGGGACGTTCACCCCGGATCCGCGGCCCAACACCGTGGCCAACATGCTGCGGGCGCAGTTCGGCCTGGAACTCAAGCTGCTGCTGCGCAACGGCGAGCAGCTGCTGTTGACGATGTTCATCCCGATCACCCTGCTGGTGGGGCTGATCCTGCTGCCGCTGGGTTCCTTCGGCGAGGATCGGCCGGGCGTGTTCGTGCCGGCGATCATGGCGCTGGCGCTGATTTCGACCGCCTTCACCGGGCAGGCGATCGCGGTGGCGTTCGACCGGCGCTACGGCGCCCTCAAGCGACTCGGCGCGACGGCGCTGCCGGTGTGGGGCATCATCGCCGGCAAATCGATGGCCGTGGTCGCCGTGGTGTTCCTGCAGGCCCTGCTCCTGGGCGGGATCGGCCTGGCGCTGGGCTGGCGGCCGAATCCGGTGGGCCTGCTGCTGGGCGCGGTGATCATCGCGCTGGGCACCGTCTGCTTCGCCGCGTTGGGCCTGCTGTTGGGCGGCACCCTGCGGGCCGAGATCGTGTTGGCGCTGGCCAACCTGCTGTGGTTCGTCTTCGCCGGCTTCGGCGCCCTGACCCTGGAGACCGAGGCGGTGCCCACGGCGCTGCACTGCCTCGCGCGGCTGACCCCGGCCGGCGCGCTCACCGAATCGCTGACCCAGGCCATGACGGTCTCGGTCGACTGGTTCGGCATCGCGGTGCTGGCCGTCTGGGGCGCGGTGGCCGCGGCGTGCGCGGTGCGCTGGTTCCGCTTCACCTGA
- a CDS encoding ABC transporter ATP-binding protein: MSATGTTAPLPLRLRGVTKSYGATTAVSGLDLDVHRAEVLALLGPNGAGKTTTVEMCEGFLRPDAGTIEVLGLDPHTDNAQLRARIGVMLQGGGGYPAARAGEMLNLVAAYAANPLDPAWLLETLGLTDAARTTYRRLSGGQQQRLALACALVGRPELVFLDEPTAGMDAHARLVVWELIAALRRDGVTIVLTTHHLKEAEELADRIVIVDHGRQVAAGTPAELMRSGAEGQLRFRAPHKLDLALLISALPENYRAAEVAAGEYLVEGPIDPQVLATVTAWCARLDVLATDMRVEQRSLEDVFLDLTGRELRS, from the coding sequence GTGAGTGCGACTGGCACCACCGCGCCGCTCCCATTGCGCCTGCGCGGGGTCACCAAAAGCTACGGAGCCACCACGGCGGTGTCGGGGCTCGACCTCGACGTGCACCGCGCCGAGGTGCTTGCGCTGCTCGGCCCCAACGGCGCCGGCAAGACCACGACCGTGGAGATGTGCGAGGGCTTCCTGCGCCCCGACGCCGGGACGATCGAGGTGCTGGGCCTCGACCCGCACACCGACAACGCGCAGTTGCGCGCCCGCATCGGGGTCATGCTGCAGGGCGGGGGCGGCTATCCGGCGGCGCGGGCCGGCGAGATGCTCAACCTGGTCGCGGCCTATGCCGCCAATCCCCTCGACCCGGCGTGGCTGTTGGAGACCCTCGGCCTGACCGACGCGGCCCGGACCACCTATCGTCGGCTCTCCGGCGGTCAACAGCAGCGGCTGGCCCTGGCCTGCGCGCTGGTCGGCCGCCCGGAACTGGTCTTCCTCGACGAACCGACCGCCGGCATGGACGCCCACGCCCGCCTGGTCGTGTGGGAGCTGATCGCCGCGCTGCGCCGCGACGGCGTCACCATCGTGCTGACCACCCACCACCTCAAGGAGGCCGAGGAACTCGCGGACCGGATCGTCATCGTCGATCACGGTCGGCAGGTGGCCGCGGGCACCCCGGCCGAGTTGATGCGCTCCGGGGCCGAGGGGCAGCTGCGCTTCCGCGCGCCGCACAAACTCGATCTGGCGCTGCTGATTTCGGCGTTGCCGGAGAACTACCGCGCCGCCGAGGTCGCCGCCGGTGAGTATCTGGTGGAGGGGCCCATCGATCCGCAGGTGCTGGCGACGGTCACCGCGTGGTGCGCGCGGCTCGACGTCCTGGCCACCGACATGCGCGTCGAACAGCGCAGCCTCGAGGACGTCTTCCTGGATCTCACCGGACGGGAGCTGCGGTCATGA
- a CDS encoding heme o synthase gives MSIRERVAPSQIRTTVLAYVALTKPRVIELLLVTAIPAMLLADRGTVNPLLIFNTLVGGMMAAAGANTLNCVADADIDKVMKRTALRPLARATVPTRNALIFGLLLSIGSFFWLWWTTNLLSGVLAVVTIAFYVFIYTLLLKRRTAQNVVWGGAAGCMPVMIGWSAVTGTIEWPALVMFLIIFFWTPPHTWALAMRYKDDYKAAGVPMLPAVATEKQVTRQILVYTWLTVLTTVALAPAAGWLYAAVALLAGAWFLIMAHQLYAGVRRGQPVKPLRLFLQSNNYLAAVFCALAVDSALALPTLLNL, from the coding sequence GTGAGCATCCGCGAGCGCGTCGCGCCGAGCCAAATCCGCACCACGGTGCTGGCCTATGTTGCGCTGACCAAGCCGCGGGTCATCGAGCTGCTGCTGGTCACGGCCATTCCAGCCATGCTGCTGGCCGACCGCGGCACGGTGAACCCGTTGTTGATCTTCAACACCTTGGTCGGCGGAATGATGGCCGCGGCCGGCGCCAACACGCTGAACTGTGTGGCCGACGCCGACATCGACAAGGTGATGAAGCGGACGGCGCTGCGGCCGTTGGCCCGCGCGACGGTACCGACCCGCAACGCGCTGATCTTCGGCCTGTTGCTGTCCATCGGGTCGTTCTTCTGGCTGTGGTGGACCACCAACCTGCTCTCCGGCGTGCTGGCCGTGGTCACCATCGCCTTCTACGTCTTCATCTACACGCTGCTGCTCAAGCGCCGCACCGCGCAGAACGTGGTGTGGGGCGGCGCGGCTGGCTGCATGCCGGTGATGATCGGCTGGTCGGCGGTCACGGGCACCATCGAATGGCCGGCGCTGGTGATGTTCCTGATCATCTTCTTCTGGACGCCGCCGCACACCTGGGCGCTGGCCATGCGCTACAAGGACGACTACAAGGCCGCCGGGGTACCGATGCTGCCCGCGGTCGCCACCGAGAAGCAGGTGACCCGGCAGATCCTGGTCTACACCTGGCTGACCGTGCTGACCACCGTGGCGTTGGCGCCGGCGGCGGGCTGGCTGTACGCCGCGGTCGCGCTGCTGGCCGGCGCCTGGTTCCTGATCATGGCGCATCAGCTCTACGCGGGCGTGCGCCGCGGTCAGCCGGTCAAACCGCTGCGGCTGTTCCTGCAGTCGAACAACTATCTGGCGGCCGTGTTCTGCGCGCTGGCCGTGGACTCGGCGCTGGCGCTGCCCACGCTGCTGAACCTCTGA
- a CDS encoding COX15/CtaA family protein — MFFRRLVDLLPEPSLRAQRIIAALVILTQGGIAVTGAIVRVTASGLGCPTWPQCFPGSFTPVPHPEVARVHQMVEFGNRLITFAVVLTAIAAVLAVLRARRRREVLFYAWLMPASTVVQAIIGGVTVLTGLLWWTVAIHLLASMAMVWLAVLLYVKIGEPDVGVTRHVVAKPLRQLTALSGVTLAAVLVTGTLVTAAGPHAGDKSIERPVARLQIEILTLVHAHSSLLVAYLALLIGLAFGLVAMHAPRPVLKRLAVLVVLVVLQGLVGAVQFFAGIPPALVALHVAGAAICTAATAALWASMRERTETEPVQG; from the coding sequence GTGTTCTTCCGTCGGCTGGTTGACCTGCTACCCGAGCCGAGCCTGCGCGCTCAGCGCATCATCGCGGCGCTGGTCATCCTGACCCAGGGCGGCATCGCCGTCACGGGCGCGATCGTGCGAGTCACCGCCTCCGGGCTCGGCTGTCCCACCTGGCCGCAGTGTTTTCCCGGCAGCTTCACCCCCGTTCCGCACCCCGAGGTGGCGCGGGTGCATCAGATGGTCGAGTTCGGCAACCGGCTGATCACCTTCGCGGTGGTGCTGACCGCCATCGCCGCGGTGCTGGCGGTGCTGCGGGCCCGCCGCCGCCGCGAAGTGCTGTTCTACGCCTGGCTGATGCCCGCCTCCACGGTGGTGCAGGCCATCATCGGCGGCGTCACCGTGCTCACCGGGCTGCTGTGGTGGACCGTCGCCATCCATCTGCTGGCCTCGATGGCCATGGTCTGGCTGGCCGTGCTGCTCTACGTGAAGATCGGCGAACCGGATGTCGGCGTGACCCGCCACGTGGTGGCCAAGCCACTGCGCCAGCTCACCGCGCTGAGCGGCGTCACCCTGGCGGCGGTTCTGGTGACCGGCACCCTGGTCACCGCCGCGGGCCCGCACGCCGGCGACAAGAGCATCGAACGTCCCGTGGCCCGGCTGCAGATCGAGATCCTCACCCTGGTGCACGCGCACTCGTCGCTGCTGGTCGCCTACCTGGCCCTGCTGATCGGCCTCGCCTTCGGCCTGGTCGCGATGCACGCGCCGCGGCCCGTGCTCAAACGCCTGGCGGTGTTGGTGGTGCTGGTGGTGCTGCAGGGACTGGTCGGCGCCGTGCAGTTCTTCGCCGGCATTCCGCCGGCCCTGGTCGCCCTGCACGTGGCCGGCGCGGCGATCTGCACCGCGGCCACCGCGGCCCTATGGGCGTCGATGCGAGAACGGACCGAGACCGAGCCGGTCCAGGGCTGA
- the tkt gene encoding transketolase, whose translation MTTAEEIADLTVPNHPDDWSDVDSRAVDTVRVLAADAVQKVGNGHPGTAMSLAPLAYTLFQRQMRHDPSDTHWLGRDRFILSCGHSSLTIYLQLYLGGFGLELEDIEALRTFKSKTPGHPEFRHTKGVEITTGPLGQGLASAVGMAMAARYERGLFDPETPAGQSPFDHYIYVIASDGDIEEGVTSEASSLAGTQQLGNLIVFYDKNHISIEHDTDIALSEDVSARYRAYGWHVQDVVGGENVVGIEEAIAEAKKVTDKPSLISLRTIIGYPAPNKMNTGGIHGSALGDEEVAAVKKILGFDPEKTFEVSDEVIAHTRGLVDRGKQVRDTWEKDYAAWAEREPERKKLLDRLLANELPDGWDADITHWEPGSKAVATRAAFGQVLNDTAPKLPELWGGSADLAGSNNTTIKGAKSFGPPSISTADFTADWHGRVLHFGVREHAMGSILSGIVLHGPTRAFGGTFLQFSDYMRPAVRLAALMDIDTIYIWTHDSIGLGEDGPTHQPIEHLAALRAIPQLAVVRPADPNETAHAWRSIIARGNGSGPVGFILTRQGVPVLEGTDADGVAKGGYVLGNPSADEVRDADVIIIATGSEVQIAVEAQKLLAAKDVKAQVVSMPCVEWFEKQPREYQDSVLPPTVSARVAVEAGIAMPWHRWVGDTGEIVSIEHYGESADDKTLFREFGFTPEAVVAAAERALDN comes from the coding sequence GTGACCACAGCCGAAGAGATCGCCGACCTCACCGTCCCGAACCATCCGGACGACTGGTCCGACGTGGATTCACGGGCGGTCGACACCGTGCGGGTGCTGGCCGCGGATGCGGTGCAGAAAGTCGGCAACGGTCACCCCGGCACGGCGATGAGCCTGGCGCCGCTGGCGTACACCCTGTTCCAGCGGCAAATGCGCCACGATCCGTCCGACACCCACTGGTTGGGCCGCGACCGCTTCATCCTGTCCTGCGGGCACTCCAGCCTGACGATCTACCTGCAGCTGTACCTGGGCGGCTTCGGACTCGAGCTCGAAGACATCGAGGCGCTGCGCACCTTCAAGTCCAAGACCCCGGGCCACCCCGAGTTCCGGCACACCAAGGGCGTGGAGATCACCACCGGCCCGCTGGGCCAGGGCCTGGCCTCGGCGGTCGGCATGGCGATGGCCGCCCGCTACGAGCGCGGCCTGTTCGATCCGGAGACTCCGGCCGGACAGAGCCCGTTCGACCACTACATCTACGTGATCGCCTCCGACGGCGACATCGAGGAGGGCGTCACCAGCGAGGCGTCCTCGCTGGCCGGTACCCAGCAGCTCGGCAACCTGATCGTGTTCTACGACAAGAACCACATCTCGATCGAGCACGACACCGACATCGCGCTGTCCGAGGACGTCAGCGCCCGCTACCGCGCCTACGGCTGGCACGTGCAGGACGTGGTGGGCGGCGAGAACGTCGTCGGGATCGAGGAGGCCATCGCCGAGGCCAAGAAGGTCACCGACAAGCCGTCGCTGATTTCGCTGCGGACCATCATCGGCTATCCCGCGCCGAACAAGATGAACACCGGCGGCATCCACGGCTCGGCCCTGGGTGACGAGGAGGTCGCCGCGGTCAAGAAGATCCTCGGCTTCGACCCGGAGAAGACCTTCGAGGTCAGCGACGAGGTCATCGCCCACACCCGGGGTCTGGTCGACCGCGGCAAGCAGGTCCGCGACACCTGGGAGAAGGACTACGCGGCCTGGGCCGAGCGCGAACCCGAGCGCAAGAAGCTGCTGGACCGGCTGCTGGCCAACGAGTTGCCCGACGGCTGGGACGCCGACATCACGCATTGGGAGCCCGGCTCCAAGGCGGTCGCCACCCGCGCGGCGTTCGGGCAGGTGCTCAACGACACCGCGCCGAAGCTGCCCGAACTCTGGGGCGGCTCGGCGGACCTTGCCGGCAGCAACAACACCACCATCAAGGGTGCGAAATCGTTTGGCCCGCCGTCGATCTCGACCGCCGACTTCACCGCCGACTGGCACGGCCGGGTGTTGCACTTCGGTGTGCGCGAGCACGCCATGGGCTCGATCCTGTCCGGCATCGTGCTGCACGGCCCCACCCGCGCGTTCGGCGGCACGTTCCTGCAGTTCTCCGACTACATGCGGCCGGCGGTGCGCCTGGCCGCCCTGATGGACATCGACACCATCTACATCTGGACCCACGACTCGATCGGGCTGGGCGAGGACGGACCGACCCACCAGCCCATCGAGCACCTCGCGGCGCTGCGGGCGATCCCGCAGCTGGCCGTCGTGCGTCCCGCCGACCCGAACGAGACCGCCCACGCGTGGCGCAGCATCATCGCGCGCGGCAACGGCAGCGGGCCGGTCGGCTTCATCCTGACCCGGCAGGGCGTCCCGGTGCTCGAGGGCACCGACGCCGACGGCGTCGCCAAGGGCGGCTACGTACTCGGCAACCCGTCGGCCGACGAGGTCCGCGACGCCGACGTGATCATCATCGCCACCGGCTCCGAGGTGCAGATCGCGGTCGAGGCCCAGAAGCTGCTCGCCGCCAAGGACGTCAAGGCCCAGGTGGTCTCGATGCCGTGTGTCGAATGGTTCGAGAAGCAGCCGCGCGAGTACCAGGACTCGGTGCTGCCGCCGACCGTGTCTGCGCGAGTCGCGGTCGAAGCGGGTATAGCCATGCCATGGCACCGATGGGTCGGCGACACCGGCGAGATCGTCTCGATCGAGCACTACGGCGAGTCGGCCGACGACAAGACGCTGTTCCGCGAGTTCGGCTTCACCCCGGAGGCCGTGGTCGCGGCGGCCGAACGCGCACTGGATAACTAG
- a CDS encoding ATP-grasp domain-containing protein — MKLARPDVFHPKIVLAGCTKLVEGDGDDDGLVAALASQGLTARWRAWDDPETLRADLVILRATWDYTERLDEFLDWTRRVPNLLNAPDVVAWNSDKIYLQDLAVAGVPVCESEFYGPGEMIHLPAGEVVVKPAVGAGSVGVQRFTDHNAARDHAATLQESGISVLVQPYDRRIEDGETALVFIGGEQSHAFTKGLILPAPGHRPDFDDSGIFAAESLTPADPDFELWEVGHAALAAAATQLGMAPSEFLYARVDLIGRRDPTLLELELVEPALGWRQLDAATRQRRQRRFALAVGSALDRLGLGPFSHRRP, encoded by the coding sequence ATGAAACTGGCCCGTCCCGATGTCTTTCATCCGAAGATCGTCCTGGCCGGCTGCACCAAGCTGGTGGAGGGCGACGGCGACGACGACGGGCTGGTCGCGGCGTTGGCTTCGCAGGGCCTCACGGCGCGGTGGAGGGCCTGGGACGACCCGGAGACCCTGCGCGCGGACCTGGTGATCCTGCGGGCCACCTGGGACTACACCGAGCGCCTCGACGAGTTCCTGGACTGGACCCGGCGGGTGCCGAACCTGCTCAATGCGCCGGACGTGGTGGCCTGGAACAGCGACAAGATCTACCTGCAGGACCTGGCCGTGGCGGGCGTCCCGGTGTGCGAGAGCGAGTTCTACGGGCCCGGAGAGATGATCCACCTGCCGGCGGGGGAAGTGGTCGTCAAACCCGCCGTCGGCGCGGGATCGGTTGGGGTGCAACGGTTCACCGACCACAATGCGGCGCGTGACCACGCCGCCACGCTGCAGGAGTCCGGGATCTCGGTGCTGGTACAACCCTACGATCGGCGCATCGAGGACGGCGAGACCGCGTTGGTGTTCATCGGCGGCGAGCAATCGCACGCCTTCACCAAGGGCCTCATCCTGCCGGCCCCCGGACACCGGCCGGACTTCGACGACTCCGGTATCTTCGCCGCCGAGTCGCTGACGCCGGCCGATCCCGACTTCGAGCTGTGGGAGGTCGGGCACGCCGCGTTGGCCGCGGCCGCGACGCAGCTGGGCATGGCCCCGTCGGAGTTCCTCTACGCCCGCGTCGATCTCATCGGCCGACGCGATCCGACGCTGCTCGAGCTCGAGCTGGTGGAACCTGCGCTGGGGTGGCGACAGCTCGACGCCGCCACCCGGCAGCGGCGGCAGCGCCGGTTCGCGCTGGCGGTCGGTTCAGCCCTGGACCGGCTCGGTCTCGGTCCGTTCTCGCATCGACGCCCATAG